A genomic window from Alkalihalobacillus sp. AL-G includes:
- a CDS encoding MarR family winged helix-turn-helix transcriptional regulator codes for MVREKLITELEQTFRKMLRSYRKEMANLFDSELTTSEFMFLQYLSAHGPTKVSILADEFQVNRSHVSNVMDRLYSRRLIDRIHSVVDRRIVEVFITEDGTELFNVMKQKRSKYFKRRFEHLNDEEINQMVHFFKKMKRV; via the coding sequence ACAGAACTCGAGCAGACATTTCGAAAAATGTTGAGGTCTTATCGAAAAGAAATGGCTAACCTGTTTGATAGCGAGTTGACGACTAGTGAATTTATGTTTCTTCAATATTTAAGTGCGCATGGTCCTACAAAGGTATCGATTCTTGCTGATGAGTTCCAGGTAAACCGAAGTCATGTTTCAAATGTGATGGATCGCTTATATTCACGTAGACTTATAGATCGGATCCATTCTGTCGTGGACCGAAGGATTGTAGAAGTGTTCATCACAGAAGACGGAACTGAATTATTCAATGTCATGAAACAAAAACGTTCGAAGTATTTCAAACGTCGATTTGAACATTTGAATGACGAAGAAATCAATCAAATGGTGCACTTTTTTAAAAAGATGAAAAGAGTTTAA